In Gammaproteobacteria bacterium, a single window of DNA contains:
- a CDS encoding ABC transporter ATP-binding protein, which yields MSLLSATAIDYSIDQVPILKGIDFHVDKGELVGLIGPNGAGKSSLLRLLTGIEAPDRGEIRLQDQGMAKISSQQRARWLGYLVQGAQAYWPFSVEKVVGLGRIPYQKWWQQASAEDQAKIEAAMEMTETLAYRNRIVTTLSGGEQTLVMLARIFATGNQLILADEPVAALDPYHQLHVMEILRQHAQQDRAAVVVLHDLSLAARFCDRLYMLSHGELECSGSVDRVLNKENIARVYGVDSRIECNENSISVIPLTRVSEHHP from the coding sequence ATGAGCCTGCTGAGCGCAACCGCTATCGATTACAGCATCGACCAGGTACCGATTCTCAAGGGTATTGATTTCCACGTCGACAAGGGGGAACTGGTCGGTTTAATCGGTCCGAACGGGGCAGGCAAGAGCAGCCTGCTACGATTGCTGACCGGTATCGAGGCACCCGACCGCGGTGAGATCAGGTTACAGGACCAGGGGATGGCGAAAATCTCCTCGCAGCAACGCGCGCGCTGGCTGGGTTATCTGGTGCAGGGTGCGCAGGCTTACTGGCCGTTCAGCGTGGAAAAAGTTGTCGGGCTCGGGCGTATTCCATACCAGAAATGGTGGCAACAGGCGAGCGCAGAAGACCAGGCCAAAATCGAAGCCGCAATGGAGATGACCGAAACCCTGGCCTATCGCAATCGTATTGTTACGACCCTTTCAGGAGGTGAGCAAACCCTCGTCATGCTGGCCAGGATTTTCGCGACCGGGAATCAACTGATTCTCGCCGATGAACCGGTTGCCGCGCTCGATCCTTATCATCAACTCCATGTTATGGAAATTTTGCGGCAGCACGCACAACAGGACCGGGCCGCGGTCGTGGTGTTGCATGATTTAAGCCTGGCTGCACGATTCTGTGATCGGCTGTATATGCTCAGTCACGGAGAACTGGAATGCAGTGGCAGTGTCGACCGGGTGCTGAACAAGGAGAATATCGCGCGGGTTTACGGGGTTGATAGCCGGATCGAGTGTAATGAAAATAGTATTAGCGTGATCCCGCTGACGCGGGTTAGTGAACATCACCCCTGA
- a CDS encoding iron ABC transporter permease has translation MNLKAVDTRLLIAILLPLLLVVLAFALGVGAVDIDLGKAIRDIVNQQTSIEMLILHDIRLPRALLAGLVGGTLGLAGAALQGLLRNPLAEPGIIGISNGAALGAVIVFYYGLAGSAWFVLPLGGLVGALLAVSCIFLLVGQSRSIITLILAGVAINAIGGALIALALNFAESPYAMQEIVFWLLGSVANRSFNELYIALPFLVLGWAMMLYCGRFLNALTLGEETAKSLGFNVVRMRLVLILGVAASVGAAVSVAGNIGFIGLVVPHLVRPFVAYEPRRLLLASGLVGAILLLIADIAVQSLPTAAEMKLGVITSLVGAPFFLLLILKSRNTLQ, from the coding sequence GGTGCTGTCGATATCGATCTGGGCAAGGCGATTCGCGATATCGTCAATCAACAGACTTCGATAGAAATGCTGATCCTGCATGACATACGGTTGCCGCGCGCTTTACTCGCGGGCCTAGTGGGAGGGACTCTCGGGCTCGCCGGGGCTGCCCTGCAGGGATTGCTGCGCAATCCCTTGGCGGAGCCGGGCATTATCGGGATTTCAAACGGTGCCGCGCTGGGCGCGGTTATCGTGTTTTACTACGGTCTCGCCGGCAGTGCCTGGTTCGTATTACCGCTGGGCGGACTGGTCGGTGCCCTGCTCGCGGTTAGCTGTATTTTTCTGCTCGTGGGTCAAAGCCGCTCGATCATTACGCTGATCCTGGCGGGGGTAGCGATCAATGCGATTGGCGGTGCGCTGATCGCGCTCGCGCTTAACTTTGCCGAGAGTCCCTACGCGATGCAAGAAATCGTGTTCTGGCTGCTCGGCTCGGTTGCCAATCGTAGCTTCAATGAGCTTTATATTGCATTGCCTTTCCTGGTATTAGGCTGGGCTATGATGCTTTATTGCGGCCGCTTTCTGAATGCCCTGACGCTCGGTGAAGAAACCGCAAAGTCGCTGGGATTCAATGTCGTGCGTATGCGCCTGGTACTGATTCTCGGCGTAGCCGCAAGCGTCGGTGCGGCGGTTTCGGTGGCCGGTAACATCGGTTTTATCGGCCTGGTTGTACCACACCTGGTACGCCCTTTCGTTGCCTATGAACCGCGCCGGCTGTTACTCGCGAGCGGCCTCGTCGGTGCGATTTTGCTGCTGATCGCCGATATCGCGGTACAATCACTGCCCACTGCCGCGGAAATGAAACTTGGCGTGATCACGTCGTTGGTCGGTGCGCCATTCTTCCTGCTGCTGATATTGAAATCGAGGAATACCTTGCAATGA